The following proteins are co-located in the Streptomyces sp. NBC_01198 genome:
- a CDS encoding xanthine dehydrogenase family protein molybdopterin-binding subunit translates to MSVIDEPGAVAETLAGGPPHGIGTSVPSTDDPAKTQGTYPYAADLWAEGLLWAAVLRSPYPHARIVRIDTAEAVAMPGVRAVVTHEDVPGDAMHGRLVADRPVFAKDIVRHHGEPIAAVAADHPDTARLAAAAILVEYEVLEPVTDPEKAFAAEPLHPDGNLIRHIPLRFGDPDTVGEVIVEGLYRVGRQDPAPIGAEAGLAVPRPDGGVELYVASTDPHADRDIAAACFGLEADHVKVVVTGVPGAMGDREDSGIQLPLGLLALRTGCPVKFVATREESFLGHAHRHPTLLRYRHHADAEGRLVKVEAQILLDAGAYADASSDALAAAVSFAAGPYVVPHVFVEGWAVRTNNPPSGHVRGEGALQVCTAYEGQMDKLAAKLGLEPAEIRMRNVLATGDLLPTGQTVTCPAPVGELLKAVRDADLPPLPDGDDESQWLLPGGTSGAGEPGAVRRGVGYALGMVHVLGAEGTDEVSTATVRVHDGRATVICAAVETGQGFTTLARQIVQEVLGVEDVRVLPSDTDQPPAGPSARGRHTWVSGGAVERAAKMVRTQLLQPLAAKFGMSVELLTIADGKITSYDGVLSTTVAETLDGKELWATAQCRPHPTDRLDETGQGDAFVGLTFCAIRAVVDVDIELGAVRVVELAVAQDVGRILNPRQLTARIEAGVTQGVGLALMEDLRAPRGIIKRPSLTGYALPTALDAPDVRIVKLVEERDVVAPFGAKAVSAVPVVTSPAAVAAAVRAATGRPVARLPIRPQAAIVKPQT, encoded by the coding sequence ATGAGCGTCATCGACGAACCCGGCGCCGTCGCCGAGACCCTGGCCGGCGGGCCGCCGCACGGCATCGGCACCTCCGTGCCGTCGACCGACGACCCGGCGAAGACGCAGGGCACCTATCCGTACGCGGCCGACCTGTGGGCCGAGGGCCTGCTGTGGGCCGCGGTGCTGCGCTCGCCGTACCCGCACGCCCGCATCGTCCGGATCGACACCGCCGAGGCCGTCGCGATGCCCGGCGTGCGCGCCGTCGTCACGCACGAGGACGTGCCCGGGGACGCCATGCACGGGCGGCTGGTCGCCGACCGGCCGGTCTTCGCCAAGGACATCGTGCGCCACCACGGCGAGCCGATCGCCGCGGTCGCCGCCGACCACCCGGACACCGCCAGGCTCGCGGCCGCCGCCATCCTGGTCGAGTACGAGGTGCTTGAACCGGTCACCGACCCGGAGAAGGCCTTCGCCGCCGAGCCGCTGCACCCCGACGGCAACCTGATCCGGCACATCCCGCTGCGCTTCGGCGACCCCGACACCGTCGGCGAGGTCATCGTCGAGGGCCTGTACCGCGTCGGCCGCCAGGACCCGGCCCCGATCGGCGCCGAGGCGGGCCTCGCGGTGCCGCGGCCGGACGGCGGCGTCGAGCTCTACGTCGCCTCCACCGACCCGCACGCCGACCGCGACATCGCCGCGGCCTGCTTCGGCCTGGAGGCCGACCATGTGAAGGTCGTCGTCACCGGTGTGCCCGGTGCGATGGGCGACCGCGAGGACTCCGGCATCCAGCTGCCGCTCGGGCTGCTGGCGCTCAGGACCGGCTGCCCGGTCAAATTCGTCGCGACCCGCGAGGAGTCCTTCCTCGGCCACGCCCACCGGCACCCCACCCTGCTGCGCTACCGCCACCACGCGGACGCGGAGGGGCGGTTGGTGAAGGTCGAGGCGCAGATCCTGCTGGACGCGGGAGCCTACGCCGACGCCTCCTCCGACGCGCTGGCCGCCGCGGTGTCCTTCGCCGCCGGGCCCTACGTCGTCCCGCACGTCTTCGTCGAGGGCTGGGCGGTGCGCACCAACAACCCGCCGTCCGGGCACGTACGCGGCGAGGGCGCCCTCCAGGTCTGCACGGCCTACGAGGGCCAGATGGACAAGCTCGCCGCCAAACTCGGCCTGGAACCCGCCGAGATCCGGATGCGCAACGTGCTGGCGACCGGCGACCTGCTGCCCACCGGGCAGACCGTCACCTGCCCGGCCCCGGTCGGCGAGCTGCTGAAGGCGGTAAGGGACGCCGACCTGCCGCCGCTGCCCGACGGCGACGACGAGTCGCAGTGGCTGCTGCCCGGCGGCACCTCGGGCGCGGGCGAGCCCGGTGCGGTGCGCCGTGGTGTCGGCTACGCGCTCGGCATGGTGCACGTCCTCGGCGCCGAAGGCACCGACGAGGTGTCCACCGCGACCGTAAGGGTGCACGACGGCCGCGCCACCGTCATCTGCGCCGCCGTCGAGACCGGCCAGGGCTTCACCACGCTGGCCCGGCAGATCGTCCAGGAGGTGCTCGGTGTCGAGGACGTCCGGGTGCTGCCCTCCGACACCGACCAGCCGCCAGCCGGGCCTTCGGCGCGCGGCCGGCACACCTGGGTCTCCGGCGGGGCCGTCGAGCGGGCCGCGAAGATGGTGCGGACGCAGCTGCTGCAGCCGCTGGCCGCGAAGTTCGGCATGTCCGTGGAGCTGCTGACCATCGCCGACGGGAAGATCACCTCCTACGACGGGGTGCTGTCCACGACCGTCGCCGAGACGCTGGACGGCAAGGAGCTGTGGGCGACCGCGCAGTGCCGCCCGCACCCCACCGACCGGCTGGACGAGACCGGCCAGGGCGACGCCTTCGTCGGGCTGACCTTCTGCGCGATCCGCGCGGTGGTCGACGTCGACATCGAGCTGGGCGCCGTGCGGGTGGTGGAACTGGCCGTCGCCCAGGACGTCGGCCGGATCCTCAACCCGCGGCAGCTGACCGCCCGGATCGAGGCCGGCGTCACCCAGGGTGTCGGGCTGGCCCTCATGGAGGACCTGCGCGCCCCCCGCGGCATCATCAAACGCCCCAGCCTCACCGGTTACGCCCTCCCCACCGCCCTCGACGCGCCGGACGTCCGCATCGTCAAACTCGTCGAGGAGCGCGACGTCGTCGCCCCCTTCGGCGCCAAGGCCGTCAGCGCGGTGCCCGTCGTGACCTCGCCCGCCGCGGTGGCCGCCGCGGTCCGCGCCGCCACCGGCCGCCCCGTCGCGCGGCTCCCCATCCGTCCCCAGGCGGCCATCGTGAAGCCGCAGACGTAG
- a CDS encoding isocitrate lyase/PEP mutase family protein, which translates to MTERTKERAVGTGADVLRALHLGREAGDPLVLPGPWDAASARVFADAGFPALATPSAGIAASLGYEDGEGTPPGEMFAAIRRITRAVDVPVTADVEAGYGLPAAELVERLLEAGAVGCNLEDSDLAAGTLVEAGRQADRLAEVRAAAGSALVINARVDTYLRGERTPAAAVERGLRYAAAGADCVYPILAPATHLAAIAEGVGVPVNALCKPGTPSPRELGALGATRVTFGGGLQAEALEAVRTMAVGMVR; encoded by the coding sequence ATGACGGAGCGGACGAAGGAAAGAGCGGTCGGGACCGGCGCGGACGTGTTGCGCGCGCTGCATCTCGGGCGGGAGGCCGGCGATCCACTGGTGCTGCCCGGGCCGTGGGACGCCGCAAGTGCGCGGGTCTTCGCCGACGCCGGTTTCCCGGCGCTGGCCACGCCCAGCGCCGGGATCGCCGCGTCGCTCGGCTACGAGGACGGCGAGGGCACGCCCCCCGGCGAGATGTTCGCCGCGATCCGCCGCATCACCCGGGCCGTGGACGTACCCGTGACCGCGGATGTCGAGGCGGGTTACGGGCTCCCCGCCGCCGAGCTGGTCGAACGGCTGCTGGAGGCCGGTGCGGTGGGCTGCAACCTGGAGGACTCCGACCTGGCCGCCGGGACCCTGGTCGAGGCCGGGCGGCAGGCCGACCGGCTGGCCGAGGTGCGGGCGGCGGCCGGCTCCGCGCTGGTGATCAACGCGCGGGTCGACACGTATCTGCGCGGGGAGCGGACGCCCGCCGCCGCGGTGGAGCGCGGGCTGCGGTACGCCGCCGCCGGCGCCGACTGCGTCTATCCGATCCTCGCCCCCGCGACGCACCTGGCGGCCATCGCCGAAGGGGTCGGCGTCCCGGTCAACGCCCTGTGCAAGCCCGGCACCCCCTCCCCGCGCGAGCTCGGGGCGCTGGGCGCCACCCGCGTCACCTTCGGCGGCGGCCTCCAGGCCGAGGCGCTGGAGGCGGTCAGGACGATGGCCGTCGGCATGGTCCGCTGA
- a CDS encoding flavoprotein, producing the protein MTTAVRGVLGVVASAAGGVESLRTGLVEPALARGWRVAVTLTPTAGAWLRRIGEVERLAEVTGLPVRDAPRFPDEARPHPQADCYVVAPASANTVAKLAAGIADNQALTQVCEALGMPGVPVVVFPRVNSAHTRHPAWERHLAALRAADARLIHGPQVWPLHEPRADPPGRELPWAAVLDAAEPPAN; encoded by the coding sequence GTGACGACGGCGGTGCGTGGCGTGCTGGGAGTCGTGGCGTCGGCTGCCGGGGGAGTGGAGTCCCTGCGCACGGGACTGGTGGAACCCGCGCTGGCACGCGGCTGGCGGGTGGCTGTCACGCTGACCCCGACCGCGGGAGCCTGGCTCCGGCGGATCGGCGAGGTCGAGCGCCTGGCGGAGGTGACGGGCCTGCCCGTACGGGACGCCCCCCGTTTCCCCGACGAGGCCCGGCCGCATCCGCAGGCCGACTGCTACGTGGTGGCCCCCGCGTCCGCGAACACGGTGGCGAAGCTCGCTGCCGGAATCGCAGACAACCAGGCGCTGACGCAGGTGTGCGAGGCGCTGGGCATGCCCGGGGTGCCGGTCGTCGTCTTCCCCCGGGTGAACTCGGCCCACACCCGCCATCCGGCGTGGGAGCGCCACCTGGCCGCCCTGCGGGCGGCGGACGCCCGCCTCATCCACGGGCCGCAGGTGTGGCCGCTCCACGAGCCCCGGGCGGACCCGCCGGGACGCGAGCTGCCCTGGGCAGCCGTCCTGGACGCGGCCGAACCGCCCGCGAACTGA
- a CDS encoding MFS transporter codes for MTVAEERAAGQLIPEEGTGGILGREYRALTLGVVSVVLLVAFEATAVSTAMPIAARDLHGLGLYAFGFSGYFTTSLLAMVISGQWSDRSGPLAPLTAGIAAFAAGLVVSGTAGTMTTFVLGRAVQGFGGGLVIVALYVVVGLAYPVRLRPSVMASFSASWVVPSIVGPLVSGTVTEQLGWRWVFLAIPVLVVLPLAVMLPALRRTVAAPGHDVGPRPGMDGRRIWLAVALAAGAVLLQYAGQDLRLLSVLPALAGAALLVPAARRLLPPGTFLAARGLPTVVLMRGLAAGTFAAAETFIPLMLVTQRGLSATMAGLSLAGGGLTWALGSYLQARPRFQPARERLVQIGMVLTAAAIAAVPLTLDHAVPVWIVAAAWCLAGMGMGMAISTLTVLMMGMSAPRDAGTNSAALQVSDALANVVLVAAAGTVFAALGGGSLAPSATSAATVPAHPAAFAAVFLPAAALALAAAAVALRLRPTPAT; via the coding sequence GTGACTGTTGCAGAGGAACGCGCCGCCGGGCAGCTGATACCCGAGGAGGGAACGGGCGGCATCCTGGGGCGGGAGTACCGGGCGCTGACGCTCGGGGTGGTCTCGGTGGTGCTGCTGGTGGCCTTCGAGGCCACCGCGGTGAGCACCGCGATGCCGATCGCGGCGCGCGACCTGCACGGCCTCGGGCTGTACGCGTTCGGCTTCTCCGGCTACTTCACCACCTCGCTGCTCGCGATGGTGATAAGCGGCCAGTGGAGCGACCGCAGCGGGCCGCTGGCGCCGCTGACCGCCGGGATCGCGGCCTTCGCCGCCGGGCTCGTGGTGAGCGGGACGGCCGGCACGATGACCACGTTCGTGCTGGGGCGGGCCGTCCAGGGCTTCGGCGGCGGGCTGGTCATCGTCGCGCTGTACGTGGTGGTGGGGCTGGCGTATCCGGTACGGCTGCGGCCGTCGGTGATGGCGTCGTTCTCGGCGTCCTGGGTGGTGCCGTCCATCGTCGGGCCGCTGGTGTCGGGGACGGTGACCGAGCAACTGGGGTGGCGCTGGGTCTTCCTGGCCATCCCGGTGCTCGTGGTGCTGCCGCTCGCGGTGATGCTGCCCGCGCTGCGGCGCACGGTCGCCGCCCCCGGGCACGACGTGGGGCCGCGGCCAGGGATGGACGGGCGGCGGATCTGGCTCGCGGTGGCGCTCGCCGCGGGCGCGGTGCTGCTGCAGTACGCGGGCCAGGACCTGCGCCTGCTCTCCGTGCTGCCCGCGCTGGCCGGCGCCGCGCTGCTCGTACCGGCCGCGCGCCGGCTGCTGCCGCCCGGCACGTTCCTGGCGGCCCGCGGGCTGCCCACGGTGGTGCTGATGCGCGGCCTGGCGGCCGGCACCTTCGCCGCCGCCGAGACCTTCATCCCGCTGATGCTGGTCACCCAGCGCGGGCTGTCAGCGACGATGGCCGGCCTGTCGCTGGCCGGCGGCGGCCTGACCTGGGCGCTGGGCTCGTACCTGCAGGCCAGGCCGCGCTTCCAGCCGGCCCGCGAGCGGCTGGTGCAGATCGGCATGGTCCTGACCGCCGCGGCGATCGCGGCGGTGCCGCTGACGCTGGACCACGCGGTGCCGGTGTGGATCGTCGCGGCCGCGTGGTGCCTGGCGGGGATGGGGATGGGGATGGCGATCTCCACGCTGACGGTGCTGATGATGGGGATGTCCGCGCCCCGGGACGCGGGGACGAACTCGGCGGCCCTCCAGGTCAGCGACGCGCTGGCGAACGTGGTGCTGGTCGCCGCCGCCGGCACGGTCTTCGCGGCCCTCGGCGGCGGGTCCCTCGCACCGTCCGCCACCTCCGCCGCCACCGTCCCGGCCCACCCCGCGGCTTTCGCCGCCGTCTTCCTCCCGGCGGCCGCCCTCGCCCTGGCGGCCGCCGCCGTCGCCCTCCGCCTCCGCCCCACCCCGGCGACGTAG
- a CDS encoding DEAD/DEAH box helicase, protein MTTTASHPHHLSPAFPGRAPWGTANKLRAWQQGAIDAYVARQPRDFLAVATPGAGKTTFALSLASYLLHNHLVQQITVVAPTEHLKTQWADAAARIGIKLDPQYSAGPVGREYHGVAVTYAGVGVRPMLHRNRCEQRKTLVILDEIHHAGDSKSWGEACLEAFDPAARRLALTGTPFRSDTNPIPFVAYEEGNDGIRRSSADYTYGYGNALADGVVRPVIFLSYSGNMRWRTKAGDEIAARLGEPMTKDATGQAWRTALSPTGDWIPNVLRSADQRLTEVRKGIPDAGGLVIATDQDSARAYAKLLKELTGHKPTVVLSDDTGASKRIEKFSTSEDRWMVAVRMVSEGVDVPRLAVGVYATTISTPLFFAQAVGRFVRSRRRGETASVFVPTIPMLLEFANEMEVERDHVLDKPKKAGEEDPFAEEDQLLADAEKAEDEDTEDDQLPFEALESDAVFDRVLYDGAEFGMQAHPGSEEEQDYLGIPGLLEPDQVQILLQRRQARQIAHSRKKPDDEADLLELPADRRPVVSHRQLLELRKQLNTLVAAYNHQSGKPHGVIHNELRRVCGGPPSAEATAGQLGERIKKVQEWATRMR, encoded by the coding sequence GTGACTACCACCGCCTCGCACCCCCATCACCTGTCTCCCGCCTTCCCCGGCCGTGCGCCGTGGGGAACGGCGAACAAGCTGCGGGCCTGGCAGCAGGGGGCCATCGACGCCTATGTCGCGCGGCAGCCGCGCGACTTCCTGGCGGTGGCGACCCCCGGCGCGGGAAAGACGACGTTCGCGCTCTCGCTCGCGTCGTATCTGCTGCACAACCACCTGGTCCAGCAGATCACCGTCGTCGCGCCGACCGAGCACCTGAAGACGCAGTGGGCGGACGCGGCGGCGCGGATAGGGATCAAGCTGGACCCGCAGTACAGCGCGGGTCCGGTGGGACGCGAATACCACGGCGTCGCGGTGACGTACGCGGGCGTCGGCGTGCGGCCGATGCTGCACCGCAACCGGTGCGAGCAGCGCAAGACGCTGGTGATCCTGGACGAGATCCACCACGCGGGCGACAGCAAGTCCTGGGGCGAGGCGTGCCTTGAGGCCTTCGACCCGGCCGCCAGGCGGCTCGCGCTGACCGGGACGCCGTTCAGGTCGGACACCAACCCGATCCCGTTCGTGGCCTACGAGGAGGGCAACGACGGCATCCGGCGCAGCTCGGCCGACTACACCTATGGCTACGGCAACGCCCTGGCCGACGGTGTCGTGCGGCCGGTGATCTTCCTGTCCTACAGCGGCAACATGCGCTGGCGCACCAAGGCGGGCGACGAGATCGCGGCCCGGCTCGGCGAGCCGATGACCAAGGACGCCACCGGGCAGGCCTGGCGGACCGCGCTGTCGCCGACCGGCGACTGGATCCCCAACGTGCTCAGGTCCGCCGACCAGCGGCTGACCGAGGTGCGCAAGGGCATCCCGGACGCCGGCGGCCTGGTCATCGCCACCGACCAGGACTCGGCCCGCGCGTATGCCAAGCTGCTGAAGGAGCTGACCGGGCACAAGCCGACCGTGGTGCTGTCCGACGACACCGGCGCCTCCAAGCGCATCGAGAAGTTCAGCACTTCCGAGGACCGCTGGATGGTCGCGGTGCGGATGGTCTCCGAGGGCGTGGACGTGCCGCGCCTCGCGGTCGGGGTGTACGCCACCACGATCTCCACGCCGCTGTTCTTCGCGCAGGCGGTGGGCCGTTTCGTACGGTCGCGGCGGCGCGGCGAGACCGCGTCGGTGTTCGTGCCCACCATCCCGATGCTGCTGGAGTTCGCCAACGAGATGGAGGTCGAGCGCGACCACGTGCTCGACAAGCCGAAGAAGGCGGGCGAGGAGGACCCGTTCGCCGAGGAGGACCAGCTGCTCGCGGACGCCGAGAAGGCCGAGGACGAGGACACCGAGGACGACCAACTGCCCTTCGAGGCCCTGGAGTCCGACGCCGTCTTCGACCGGGTCCTCTACGACGGCGCCGAGTTCGGCATGCAGGCGCACCCGGGCAGCGAGGAGGAGCAGGACTACCTCGGCATCCCGGGCCTGCTGGAACCGGACCAGGTACAGATACTGCTGCAGCGCCGGCAGGCCCGGCAGATCGCGCACAGCCGCAAGAAGCCGGACGACGAGGCCGACCTGCTGGAGCTCCCCGCGGACCGGCGCCCGGTGGTCTCCCACCGCCAACTGCTGGAACTGAGAAAGCAGTTGAACACTCTGGTGGCCGCGTACAACCATCAGAGCGGCAAGCCGCACGGTGTGATCCACAACGAGCTGCGCCGGGTCTGCGGGGGTCCGCCGAGCGCCGAGGCGACCGCCGGGCAGCTCGGCGAACGGATCAAGAAGGTGCAGGAGTGGGCCACCCGAATGCGATGA
- a CDS encoding IclR family transcriptional regulator: MTAETSQTLDRGLRVLKLLADTDHGLTVTELAAKLGVNRTVVYRLLATLEQHSLVRRDLGGRARVGLGVLGLAHQVHPLLREAALPALRSLAEDIGATAHLTLVDGSEALAVAVVEPTWTDYHVAYRTGFRHPLDRGAAGRAILAGRGMQPTPDGSRWERFADAHDGQDDLEGRESGQDPLDEDGGAMVRIGSASVATSLATDQVRYVLTHGELEAGASGAAAPLLGVPGVEGSVGVVMLSEAVPERVGPRVVEAATEVSDALR; this comes from the coding sequence GTGACCGCGGAGACGTCTCAGACACTGGATCGGGGCCTGCGGGTCCTGAAACTGCTCGCCGACACCGATCACGGCCTGACCGTGACCGAGCTGGCGGCCAAACTCGGGGTGAACCGGACGGTGGTCTACCGGCTGCTCGCCACCCTGGAACAGCACTCGCTGGTGCGCCGCGACCTCGGCGGCCGTGCCCGGGTCGGGCTCGGCGTGCTCGGCCTGGCCCACCAGGTCCACCCGCTGCTGCGCGAGGCGGCGCTGCCCGCACTGCGCTCGCTCGCCGAGGACATCGGGGCGACCGCCCACCTGACCCTGGTCGACGGCAGCGAGGCGCTGGCCGTCGCCGTGGTCGAACCGACCTGGACCGACTACCACGTCGCCTACCGCACCGGCTTCCGCCACCCGCTGGACCGGGGCGCGGCGGGCCGGGCGATCCTCGCCGGCCGCGGCATGCAGCCGACGCCCGACGGGAGCCGCTGGGAGCGCTTCGCGGACGCCCACGACGGCCAGGACGACCTGGAGGGCCGCGAGAGCGGCCAGGACCCGCTGGACGAGGACGGCGGCGCGATGGTGCGGATCGGCAGCGCCTCGGTCGCCACCAGCCTGGCCACCGACCAGGTCCGCTACGTCCTGACCCACGGCGAGCTTGAGGCGGGCGCGAGCGGCGCCGCCGCCCCGCTGCTCGGGGTGCCGGGGGTGGAGGGCAGCGTCGGCGTGGTGATGCTCTCCGAGGCGGTACCGGAACGGGTCGGTCCGCGGGTGGTGGAGGCGGCGACGGAGGTGTCGGACGCACTGCGCTGA
- a CDS encoding S16 family serine protease, which produces MPTLSRRSLALAVCAAVVAALLAVAAFAPLPVSIVQPGLTADVLGSNGGTQVITVSGTPVRATSGQLRLVTIAATSPDTPVHFVDVARSWFDTSRAAMPRDSVYPSGGSVKAIEKANLKEMTDSQEAATTAALGHLHLSPSAVKVNLRLADVGGPSAGLLFTLGIIDKIDGDGHGGDLTGGRSIAGTGTIDAAGKVGAVGGVPLKELAARKDGATVFLVPRAECSDATAQLPGGLRLIPVDTLDGALAALSALDAGKQTPAC; this is translated from the coding sequence ATGCCTACGCTCTCCCGCCGGTCCCTGGCCCTCGCCGTGTGCGCGGCGGTCGTGGCCGCACTGCTGGCCGTGGCCGCCTTCGCGCCGCTGCCGGTGTCCATCGTGCAGCCCGGGCTGACCGCGGACGTGCTGGGCAGCAACGGAGGCACCCAGGTCATCACGGTCAGCGGGACGCCGGTACGCGCCACCAGCGGGCAGCTGCGGCTGGTCACCATCGCGGCGACCTCGCCGGACACCCCGGTGCACTTCGTCGACGTGGCGAGGTCCTGGTTCGACACCAGCAGGGCCGCGATGCCGCGCGACTCGGTCTACCCCAGCGGCGGCTCGGTCAAGGCCATCGAGAAGGCCAACCTCAAGGAGATGACCGACTCGCAGGAGGCGGCCACCACCGCCGCGCTCGGCCACCTCCACCTGTCGCCGTCCGCGGTGAAGGTGAACCTGCGGCTCGCCGACGTCGGCGGCCCCAGCGCCGGGCTGCTGTTCACCCTCGGCATCATCGACAAGATCGACGGTGACGGCCACGGCGGCGACCTCACCGGCGGCCGCAGCATCGCCGGCACCGGCACCATCGACGCGGCGGGCAAGGTCGGCGCGGTCGGCGGCGTACCGCTCAAGGAGCTGGCCGCCCGCAAGGACGGCGCCACCGTCTTCCTGGTGCCGCGCGCCGAGTGCTCCGACGCCACCGCCCAGCTCCCCGGCGGCCTGCGGCTCATCCCCGTCGACACCCTCGACGGCGCCCTGGCGGCCCTGTCCGCACTGGACGCGGGCAAGCAGACGCCGGCCTGCTGA
- a CDS encoding Lrp/AsnC family transcriptional regulator: protein MGIDRLDGRLITLLDREPRIGVLEASRRLGVARGTVQARLDRLQAHGVIRGFGPQVDPAALGYPVTAFATLEIKQGQGVDVRAHLASVPEVLELHTTTGEGDMLCRLVARSNADLQRVIDKVVGFEGIVRAATAIVMENPVPLRIIPLVEQAARDTWPPA from the coding sequence ATGGGCATCGACAGGCTGGACGGGCGGCTGATCACGCTGCTCGACCGGGAGCCGCGGATAGGCGTGCTGGAGGCGTCGCGCCGGCTGGGGGTGGCGCGCGGCACCGTGCAGGCGCGGCTCGACCGGTTGCAGGCACACGGGGTGATCCGCGGTTTCGGCCCGCAGGTGGACCCGGCGGCGCTGGGCTATCCGGTGACGGCGTTCGCGACGCTGGAGATCAAGCAGGGGCAGGGCGTCGACGTCCGCGCGCATCTGGCGTCGGTGCCCGAGGTGCTGGAGCTGCACACCACGACCGGCGAGGGCGACATGCTGTGCCGGCTGGTGGCCCGCTCGAACGCGGACCTGCAGCGGGTGATCGACAAGGTGGTCGGGTTCGAGGGCATCGTGCGCGCGGCGACCGCGATCGTGATGGAGAATCCGGTCCCGCTGCGGATCATCCCGCTGGTGGAGCAGGCCGCCAGGGACACCTGGCCCCCGGCGTGA
- the hppD gene encoding 4-hydroxyphenylpyruvate dioxygenase, whose translation MTETKDAFPVKGMDAVVFAVGNAKQAAHYYSTAFGMRKVAYSGPENGNRETASYVLESGGARFVLTSVIKPATEHGRFLADHVAAHGDGVIDLAIEVPDARTAYEYAVAHGAQGLAEPYELKDEHGTVVLAEIATYGQTRHTLVDRSGYDGPYLPGYDAVPPVVEPPAKRYFQAVDHCVGNVELGRMNEWVTFYNQVMGFTNMKEFVGDDIATEYSALMSKVVADGTLKVKFPLNEPAAGKKKSQIDEYLEFYGGPGVQHIALATNDIVASVRAMRAAGVEFLDTPESYYDTLGEWVGDTRVPLAELRELKILADRDEDGYLLQIFTKPVQDRPTVFFEMIERHGSMGFGKGNFKALFEAIEREQARRGNL comes from the coding sequence ATGACTGAGACCAAGGACGCTTTCCCCGTCAAGGGCATGGACGCGGTGGTCTTCGCGGTGGGCAACGCGAAGCAGGCCGCGCACTACTACTCGACCGCGTTCGGGATGCGCAAGGTGGCGTACTCGGGACCCGAGAACGGCAACCGCGAGACCGCCTCGTACGTCCTGGAGTCCGGCGGCGCCCGCTTCGTCCTGACATCCGTCATCAAGCCGGCCACCGAGCACGGCCGCTTCCTCGCCGACCACGTCGCCGCGCACGGCGACGGCGTCATCGACCTGGCCATCGAGGTCCCCGACGCCCGCACCGCCTACGAGTATGCCGTCGCCCACGGCGCGCAGGGCCTCGCCGAGCCCTACGAACTCAAGGACGAGCACGGCACAGTGGTGCTCGCCGAGATCGCCACCTACGGCCAGACCCGGCACACCCTGGTCGACCGCAGCGGCTACGACGGCCCCTACCTGCCCGGTTACGACGCGGTGCCGCCGGTCGTCGAACCGCCGGCCAAGCGCTACTTCCAGGCCGTCGACCACTGCGTCGGCAACGTCGAACTCGGCCGCATGAACGAGTGGGTGACCTTCTACAACCAGGTCATGGGCTTCACCAACATGAAGGAATTCGTCGGCGACGACATCGCCACCGAATACTCCGCCCTGATGTCGAAGGTCGTCGCCGACGGGACGCTCAAGGTCAAGTTCCCGCTCAACGAGCCGGCGGCGGGCAAGAAGAAGTCCCAGATCGACGAGTACCTGGAATTCTACGGAGGCCCCGGCGTCCAGCACATCGCGCTGGCCACCAACGACATCGTCGCCTCGGTGCGCGCGATGCGGGCCGCCGGCGTCGAATTCCTCGACACCCCCGAGTCGTACTACGACACCCTCGGCGAGTGGGTCGGCGACACGAGGGTGCCGCTGGCCGAGCTGCGCGAGCTGAAGATCCTGGCGGATCGGGACGAGGACGGGTATCTGCTGCAGATCTTCACCAAGCCGGTGCAGGACCGGCCGACGGTCTTCTTCGAGATGATCGAGCGGCACGGGTCGATGGGCTTCGGCAAGGGCAACTTCAAGGCGCTCTTCGAGGCGATCGAGCGAGAGCAGGCCCGTCGCGGCAACCTCTAG